A window of Schistocerca cancellata isolate TAMUIC-IGC-003103 chromosome 1, iqSchCanc2.1, whole genome shotgun sequence genomic DNA:
tttttcttttcgtttttttttcctcctcattgacatatgtttgaattttgaaatatttccactgtacagatctataTTCAAGAGagaagtttgcaaaccattctcttcttaatgcggcctacttcgaataattattgctgtcaatgttaataattattagtgTTAATAATTATTGATGTTAATGAAACAGCGTCATCGCCAACTGAAActgcatcttatagcatgccgagtgttctcgattgtaatgcatgcaatgtgattTGTAATTTCCGTTCTCGCGACCGTGCTTcaatgcattacaatatctttattccttatcgcataagtAACTCAatttagaagaaacgttaacagttttggtgacattttaagataattaaaagaacttcttgggtcttccattccAAATCATTTCGGCAAGGATGCGAAGCATTAAGCAATCGAGCTGACGtcctttcttcatccagtcacgaatcgaaacatgtttcttttttttttttttttcttatgtagcGATTCCACACAAAAGCTTCAACTTCATCataactcgtgcgacgtgcagctgccaaaactttcatttcatgtACGATTCaagaacccacaaaacgacgaaactggagTATATACTGGCTTCGCCGTGTCTACAATCAAGTATGAAACCATTtgagtgcaactcattccacgcaacgagtggcgcaacccaatgtcgtcgtgtaaactaggcttaatccTCTCTTCCTACATCCCAAATTCCGGGACGACGTTTTATTTCAAATATGAGAAGTCCTACATCGAAAATCACTGTATCATATAAACGAATAAAACACAAAAACGATGTAGCAAGCACACTTTATCAACAAATATAAACGCAGAACAGCTTTGGCGGGCAGCAGCAGCTTAGCTGTGCGGCGCAATTGCTGAGGACGGACAAACGGCTGCGGACACGCGCTACTTCGTATATGACAGTGCGGCAAGCCAATTGGTAAATTCTtagaactgtttgcgaaatgatGCATGTGATACAGCATCGCTGCCAAACAGCTCATGCTGTCAGTAAAGGATAACGCGGGTGACTGTATCATTTTCTTGTGAACTTCATTGGTAATGTTGACAACACGATTATGTAGGGCTGCTATCTCTCATGtctgttttatttgtttctttatcaGCAGCCACACGAATAACACGATGTATTACGCGCTGCTGCGCTTTTAAAATCAGCCGAACGCACAACACTGCACAGTACGGTACCACTGCAGAGTGTACTAGTTATAATCCACAATGATTAAAAATCTTGTAGGTCTCGTGACAGGTGGTGCATCTGGGCTGGGAAAAGCAACAGCAGCCCGCCTCGTGCAGCAAGGCGCCCGTGTTATTATTTGTGATCTACCTACATCGCAGGGTGCAGCAGTTGCAAAAGAATTTGGTGAAAATGCCATATTTGCGCCTGTAGACGTCACATCAGAAAACGATGTTCAAAATGCTCTCAATGTTGTGAAGGATAAGTTTGGGCGTCTGGATGTTTTGGTCAACTGTGCCGGCATTCTCGTCGCTGTTAGGACGTATAATTTCAATAAAAAACTGGCACATAAGCTGGAAGACTTTACAAAAGTAGTAGCAGTAAATACTATTGGAACATTCAATGTGATTCGTTTGGCGGTAGGTTTGATAGGAGAAAACCAACCTAATGAAGATGGCCAGAGAGGAGTTGTTATAAATACGGCCACTGTTTCAGCCTATGATGGCCAAATAGGTCAAGCAGCTTATTCTGCAAGCAAGGGAGCTGTTGTCGGAATGACTCTACCAATAGCAAGAGATCTAGCGATACAAGGCATTCGTGTTTGTACAGTTGCCCCAGGTCTTTTTGATACTCCACTGATGTCAGCACTGCCTGAAAAGGTTAGAGCTAATTTAATGAAGATGGTACCATTTCCGAAAAGACTGGGTAAGCCAGAAGAATTTGCAGTGATGGTGCAGTCTATAATAGAAAATCCGATGTTGAATGGAGTGGTGATCCGTCTTGATGGTGCCATTCGAATGCAGCCCTAAGGTGACACACTCGTATATGACAAATGAGATGCAGCAGACTGGGAATATGTTGTGTGTGATTTATCTTTCATAAATATAATGATTATTTTTACatgttaaaaaacaaaataaagtttttgaaaaaaaatgtttgctTCTTGAGTTTTAAGAACTTTGCAACAATTTGAAATTCTACCATGGCCTATGAATGAGTACAAACTGTCACTTAATATACAGTATAAATCATTGTTTGGGATGATGAATTGGTGGTCAATAAATTTGATGGTGTGAGTAAATGGATGGAACATACACCTGCCATCCATATTCCTAGCAATGGGAGTGCATGATGCAGACAACTGATCAAGGTCTCTGGACTTTTCTCAGGTAGCTATGTACGTACACAGACTGCTTGATTTGCTATTTTATTATGTGATTATATGATGTACTCATCCATTAATATCTCCTATACTGAAAGACAGTAATTTCTCCAATTACATTTCATCCATTAAAGTGAATAGCTACTGCTcttatttatagtttttttttttttcatattttgaatgtGTACTGCTCTGAGGAGGTAGTTTTATCTTAAATTAAGACAACCTATACAAATATATAACTACAAATTTTAATACAcatttttatcatatttttattGCTTTAAGATGGTGAAAATATATTTTCCATGGTTGTAAGTGCAATATCAAGCATAAAAGCTTGTAGAAAGCTGTCATATAATTTGGATTGAAGGGTGCTGTGCAATACAAATATTGTTATGTACACATACTGATGTGACTACACTATATTAACACCCTATTGGGGGTTAACACTGAACCTGCCAATGCCACAGGTCTGCATTGACCCagcacatcatcaaattgccagaCATAAACCACTCATTGATATCCAGTACAGGCATAAAATATGCATGAATATAAGAATTCGAACTGTTCTTATAATATCACATTTTTTGGTTTCACCAACTCataaccaaactgtcaccttccagCCTAATATTGTCCTCTTGGTTATGCTACAGATATTTCAGTCACCTCAACCTTAATACTATAAATTAATACAAAAACACTATTTGGTATTCAGTTTCATTTCTATTTGTGTTTCACTGACATTCCATTCCACATCATCGTGTCACAGGTCAATGCCAATGTATGGTACAGGTAGATGCACATACTCCTGTTTAGAATAAATCTCCAAACTTCCATAAAATAAGTGTTATGATTCCACACTTTGTTACTTTTCCAGATATTTGAATTCTGTTAAATTTATTTTCAGCTATTGCAGTAAATATTAGCCATGGCCCATTAATGTCTCTTCCAGAATTGTTATTTTCAGTTCATTAAATATCTGCAAAACACCTGTGTCAGTGTCATTTTTGCAATGGTGTTTCTTGACTAAAATTGTATAGTACATAAATCCCACAGAAAAATCAGAAGTAATTGGACTGGAGCATTTCAGAACGCATTTTTTCTCAGTGAATAATGTTTGTCCAATAGAAACTACTTCACTGATTCTGAGGctattttttgttttaaaacatGCTTTATAATACAtgatcacataaaaaaaatttattgtattgtacaATTAAAAGTGCACTCCTAGTACTACAGATTACAAAATACCACTACACAATGGCACCGTGGACAGTATCTGCAGAAGAACTTCTGGCAGTTTAGAATGCAGAAAATTAGGTTCTGCTGGAAGTACAGCCATGATGACAGATTGTGACTTGTGCTTCTTTagttcagttggcagagcacttgcttgcgaaaggtaaaggtcccgaatttAAGTCtcagtgcagcacacagttttaatctgacagcaaGTTTTGTGTCAACACACATTCCgcagcaaagtgaaaatttcagtaCGAACAGTATTTTTATTTGGAGAGGGTCTGCCTtgaacataacaaaatttttttcttttattttccagatGTGTTTTGCTTCATTTTAGTATCACCAATGGGCTTTCATTACACTAGCCAAAAAAATTttaatctttttctgtaactagcaTAAAAACAGCTAATCTTTATGTTTTCGGGTATGCTTATAATGAAAATGTTAATGATAATGCAAGATTAGCTCTCATTTTGAAGTTATGATAACTTTACGTTATTGCCTGTATAAGCTTATGCATTTATTTACTTCAGTGTTGTCTGTCAGAGAAGGTCACTGAGGGCACAACCGCTTTACCTGGCATTTGTAGTTTTCTGCTGGTGATTCCCTGATTAGTATCCAGCAGTAATTGGCTAACACTGATGCACTCCACTTTGTCTGGTATCTCATTTCCACATCCGAAATTTGCTAGTGGAAGTGTTCTCCATGTTTGTTGGTAACAGCACTACAGTTGTCAGGAAAGAAGTTCAAGTGGGAATCTAGGAAATGTAACTTTAAAGACATGTTGCACCCCTACAATAGTAGCAGTGCAGAAGATTTGCAAGATCCTTATTGTTTTCTGCCCTCTTAATTCCTAGAAAGTTTAACACATGAAGAAAGGCATCCCAAGCTaacttttcatcacctgtcaggATGGTGTTGAAATGCAAGTCTTTCTACAGTTTGTGTATCTGGAGACACACAAAAATCTCTTTTATTTTTGCCTCACTAAGACGCGGAAATTTCTTGCACAAATAGAGAAATGCCTCCCCAGTTTTTTCCATGGCCTTAATGAAGTTTTTTATTAGGCTTAATTTTATATGGAGAGCAGGGAGAATTATGTTCTTGGACTCGACAAGTGCTTCATGCATAACTTCATGAGATCTTGGTTCAAGTGACTTACTCTTAGGCCGATCTTCCCTTTTATAAGGATGTGCTTTGGTGCAGCTATCCTAGAGGCACAAAAAGCAACAGAATTTAGTGAAGTCATGTTGTAGTCCAAATAATATGCTTGTGACTTTCAGATCCCTGGAAATCCACCATTTAAGCTTGTCATAGTTCAATCGCAATAACAGTTGTTCCATTTTATCGCATGTTTCATTCTTGTCAGGTGCATATCCAATTGGAATCGATGATAAcacattgccattatgcagtagcacaCACTTGAGGCTTACTATGAAGGAGTTGATGACCAACCTCCACTGATCACTTTTACAGTCAATGCCCAAAGTTGCCATTAATCCCTTTACATCACTATTAAATACCAGGTTCGTCTAATGACTTCCTTGTCAGTGGGACGTTACACACTAAACTCTATGAAGTTCTTTCCACTTTTGAAAAATGGAAGGCATGGCATATGGCGGTTATGAAACACAGTCACGTTTACCGACTTGTCAAGACAATTCCAGTGTTGTAGTTTTGATGCCAACAGTTCACCTTTACCTTTTGGCAATTCCAGATCTCTTACTAGGTCATTAAGTTCACAGTGTTTTGttttgtgaatctctgtacacTCACTGTTACACAAAAATCAGTATCTTTCGAAGAACTAGGTTTTGAAGGCGATAGTGCAGCATTAGTTTTACTACCGCCTTCGTCATTATCATAGTCAAATGGAACAGATACAGGCAGTCCATCTTTGTGAGGCATTGGTCACATGGCTGATGATACATTATGACATATAAaggatgatttttttcttcttggaTACACCATGTGTTAATGGAGTTGTCATACAAAAGTAACAATCATGGTGCACGATTTTATGGTTCTTGCCAGATCACAGGTATAGTAAATCGCATGGAAGATCTTTTATGATTCAACTACAAATGAAGATTCGAGACATGAGATAAGCAAGATACATGAGGAGCCAAGGGCTTGTCCTTGTACCTGATCTCACAGCCGAAGTACAGTCTGTATGCCTTCCTAATATATGATATTGTTGGTCTCCTCCGTGATTTCAATGTAGCCGTCTGCAGACATAGCAAAAACTGTCAGCAGTTTTAATGCATTTGCAAGGCAAATTGAATCACACGAATTACAATGACCACATGCACAAACTACACTTCAGTAACACGTTCTTCCAGcacacaaacagaacacagcctgtACAGGGCTGAAACTATGCTTAAACGAAATTTGCTCTGCTCCTCCCTTCCTTTTCCCCTTTCCCTTATTGCTACAAGTCCAGGCTAAAAATAACTACTAAATACAAAATACACACAGCTATTGTTGCCTGAAATTTCATCACACTGTCTACCATTAGTGGGATTTCGAAGCTTATGTGGGAAGGGGttgacaatgaatgctaataaaataaaacaataataaaatgcaCCCTCCTTTAACTTGTAAACAAGATCTGATTCAAGtttttcattatcattttcattagCAGCATGGTTGATACAGTTAACAAACATATAGTTCATGTAAAAGaaaacaactgcaataaaaaacataaaaatccagGAAAACCATAATATGTGGTAACAAGATAGATATAATAAAAGCCCActaatgatgctgaaacttcagcgaaacataaccgggaaataaaaagaaaagataaaaattgtgttttgctcaaggcagacCCTTCTCAAAtacaaatctatttgtaagcaaacacagacaggagagcttcaacctcaagatgttaAACCAGCTGAAGTGGGAATATAAATGATACAAGCGATTCAGAATAGCTGCCACAATGACTTCCACAATTGTTTCTTCACATGCAACATAGAAACAATACAGTTAATGTGTAGTTAATTAATAGCTGAATAAATGTTACCTGCATTCACTGGGAAACCTAATGTATGTAAAGCAGGGtacagctggtttctgtacaagttgtaaaaaacctgttccctgtattttaccctttctaccttcagaatttcatagggagtattccagtcaacaatgtcaaaagctttctacaaatgctagaattgtaggtttgcctttccttaaggggctccggaatgccctatacttgcaatgttaaaataacgcttatttacatctttcctcacatagtatttgaggtaggaagttgaactttttacagattatttattggaatatgggctacaacttaacacaggaattttacagaattttagttcagttattaaagatgattttatttcaattgtaatgaaaattcacaacatttttttgcaattttttatttatatattcaaaaatatacagttttttggaaaaaggctgtgttaaattatgcagaaggtactgtgtaacatttactgaaagtttgaaacaaatatgtttggaagatccttagaaaacatgtaattagtatgagaaactaaaagttttgtgaatcgagcgacaaagattggattaactttttagtgcattccaagtccataggatggattatcttcatcctctgcaaactcctcctccagcttcctcttgttcctcctcctgtttactcttgcttgtatttctagactctttacagccctgtctgcagcccgaaggcgttccttgtctaaagcaagcatcactcgtaccatgttagaacctatcttcattcccatatttctaaataccttgcaccttacaatgttgccatcattgaaagtcgcaacagcatcatacacaccaaagtgaagtgtttctattccaacaaatacagtcttggggattctcgaccatataacactatttacactttcattggggttttgagtttttccgtgaatacacttttccaacagttcaggtgctgctaagtctctgaaaataggtttagccacaacacatactttatctcacatcactaaaatgtacctgatgaacacggacgttaataataacaccatttgacagcagtttaacagcgccacagtgggtcacgcccatgtagaacacatttcaaaaaaaatttaaaaatagttgtagtcttcggaattgaataaattatatatctattaaaaggtaatagtctgcagattcagaaaacgcaaaaaagtaaaaattgaacttttcatgattttgagcctttccggagccccttaacctatcGTCTAAGATATGTTACATGGTCagtattcctacatttctttggaacccaaactgatcttccccaaggtcagtatCTACCAGttcttacattcttctgtaaagaattcatgttcatATTTTGCAGtaatgacttattaaaccgatagtttgaTAATACTCATTTCTGTCAGCACTTTCTTTGAAATTTGAACTATTACATTCTTTTTTAAGTCTGATGGTATTTGCatttctcatacactcctggaaatggaaaaaagaacacattgacaccagtgtgtcagacccaccatacttgctccggacactgcgagagggctgtacaagcaatgatcacacgcacggcacagcggacacacaaggaaccacggtgttggccgtcgaatggagctagctgcgcagcatttgtgcaccgcctccgtcagtgtcagccagtttgccgtggcatacggagctccatcgcagtctttaacactggtagcatgccgcgacagcgtggacgtgaaccgtatgtgcagttgacggactttgagcgagggcgtatagtgggcatgtgggaggccgggtggacgtaccgccgaattgctcaacacgtggggcgtgaggtctccacagtacatcgatgttgtcgccagtggtcggcggaaggtgcacgtgcccgttgacctgggaccggaccgcagcggcgcacggatgcacgccaagaccgtaggatcctacgcagtgccgtaggggaccgcaccgccacttcccagcaaattagggacacttgctccaggggtatcggcgaggaccattcgcaaccatctctatgaagctgggctacggtcccgcacaccgttaggccgtcttccgctcacgccccaacatcgtgcagcccgcctccagtggtgtcgcgacaggcgtgaatggagggacgaatggagacgtgtcgtcttcagcgatgagagtcgcttctgccttggtgccaatgatggtcgtatgcgtgtttggcgccgtgcaggtgagcgccacaatcaggactgcatacgaccgaggcacacagggccaacacccggcatcatggtgtggggagcgatctcctacactggccgtacaccactggtgatcgtcgaggggacactgaatagtgcacggtacatccaaaccgtcatcgaacccatcattctaccattcctagaccggcaagggaacttgctgttccaacaggacaatgcacgtccgcatgtatcccgtgccattgtttgggactggatgaagcgtcgtctcacgcggtctgcacgtccaccacgaacgctggtccaactgaggcgccaggtggaaatggcatggcaagccgttccacaggactacatccagcatctctacgatcgtctccatgggagaatagcagcctgcattgctgcgaaaggtggatatacactgtactagtgccgacattgtgcatgctctgttgcctgtgtctatgtgcctgtggttctgtcagtgtgatcatgtgatgtatctgaccccaggaatgtgtcaataaagtttccccttcctgggacaatgaattcacggtgttcttatttcaatttccaggagtgtatatcttgcacaccagatggaagagttttgtcatggctggctctcccaaggctgtctgtagttctgatggaatgtcatccacTCCCGGGACTTTGTTTCTGTGGTACTGGCTGCTAAATGATTGGGCGCACTTTAAGACATATGGGCTGCCAGTCACGCCACTGTGTTTCCTGCAGCATGAGAGTGCTACCACGAAAACTTATACTGCTGGCAGGGGTATGCGAGcatccccccctcccttccccatggAGCTCCAGCAGCAGGTCCACTTAAGTTCAAACATCAATGCAAAGAgcccatttttgtgtttttgccactttataacatttacagactttcaaagTCGTCAGGTTTCGTCATCTATGGAATAGTCATTGTACTGAACTGTAAACCTTTGTAACTGTATATATTTCCGCATTCGAATCTACTGTTAGTTGCTGCAGCTACAACAAAGCtatgtattacttttactgtttgaTATAAGATGTAGAATAAATTGATATCTGAATTCTTCATTCAAGAACCACATCTTTTTCTCGCTTCTGTATCTACTAAAGAAAGGAAGTAACAACAGTTCTGACTTAGAGGTCTTCTGTACTCTGCcaacagcatcatatctcccacctcatcttcatctatgtcctcttccatttctataatattcccttcaagttcatctcccttgtagagacccactatatactccttccacctttcagctttcccttcttttcttaggacaggttgtccatctgagctcttgattctcatacagctacttctcttttctccaaagggtctttaatttttctttaggtGGTGTATACtgttcccctagtgaaatatgcttataaatccttacatttgtcctatagccattcctgcttatccatcttgcacttcctgccaatctctTTTAGAAATTTTATATTTCCTTTCGCCTGCACTTTTATATTTCCTCCTATCATCATTTAAATTCACTGACTCCTGTGATATCATACAACTGTTCTTTTTACCGATTTGAGCccatgctgccttcattatttcatctcttaaagttatCCACTTGTCTCCTACTGtgttcctttctcctgttctacTCATCCATTGCGAAATACTcactctgaaactttcaacaacctctaGTTCATTtaatttatccatgtcccatctccttaattatcaaccgttttgcaatttcttcagctttaatctacagttcacagccaataaattgtggtcagagtctgcaTCTGCCCATGAAAATGTCTTGCAATTTCAAATTTGGTTccaaaatccctgtcttaccattatgtaatcaatatgaaaccttctggtgtgtccaggtctcttccacgtatgcaactttttttcatgattcttaaaccaggagttagtgataattaaattatgctctgagcaaaattataccaggcagcTTACCCTTTCATTCCTTTTGCCCATActatattcacctacaatttttctctctcttccttttcctactgtcaaattccagtcccccatcacaataagttattttagattataaaacatatagattagtaatgattacgtggtaaataagtgtattagtgtgccgtttaagtgtaccattaaaggtttcatttttctttacgtaatatagcagaaaacgcgaaaagaccgtacagtcgtattttttgtttacgttctgctgcagcaaatctatagaatttcgtttagttgttccttgctctctccagcaatttaacttagcttacctcttcattatttaactagcatttccggaaagtagcgtaaagtttaacttgttgtttcagaaactttgcacttttgtttttgtttacacacagttgtgtataggccaaatttgtgtaaccatattttcgtgtttatctgtaatttaactgacttgttCTTAATCAACTATTacatttatcatgagtgaaaagtgcttgacttgccgtagaattgttaggtcggggctttggtgtgatgggtgctgtagttttttccatgtgggtgactgtagtggcgtgggaataggggaagtaaatgagactcatcagtggttttgtaggatttgtagtagagataggaagatactggaacaggaggggaaaattgctgccctacAGGCTgaattagacaaggccaggggagatcttgacaggttaaggagggagaagggtaaagagaggtgggaagtggcaacaggcaacaggaggaacaggcctagaactttgtctgacagctttatggtgaatgtggaaaatagatttgacctgttgcttcagttagaagctggtgagcctcaagcagttgcaggtgtagacagggcacaacaaactttcagcagcaaattgaaaagtaagaatgtagggaaatcagaaaagagaaagaaagtgttgttgttaggtagttcccatggaagaggtgttggccaactcttgcaggatgaactaggatcagaataccaggtcaccaatttttttaaacctagtgctggtctggagcaggtgacagaggatttaggatcactttgcaaagatttcactaaggaagacaccgtggttatagtgggtggggcaggtaacagtattgacagagatcctgggtacagtttagagtgtgacctggcgaagattgcatcagcatcgaagcatactagtgttgagtttgtatctgttcttgggcgccatgaccgacctcatttgaactcttctgttaagagagttaatttggagctggaacggttgctcatgtcgggtgcggggtcacacattggtgtggttcatgttgattctctcagtaggtgggattatactaggcatggccttcacctcaacaggaaggggaagggtaaattggctggggaaatagcaggaaagttaaaggggggaggcactgtcatgagtggtaaaataccagtggttataggattcacaaaagacccttttttagggtagggaggacagaa
This region includes:
- the LOC126158047 gene encoding 3-hydroxyacyl-CoA dehydrogenase type-2-like, giving the protein MIKNLVGLVTGGASGLGKATAARLVQQGARVIICDLPTSQGAAVAKEFGENAIFAPVDVTSENDVQNALNVVKDKFGRLDVLVNCAGILVAVRTYNFNKKLAHKLEDFTKVVAVNTIGTFNVIRLAVGLIGENQPNEDGQRGVVINTATVSAYDGQIGQAAYSASKGAVVGMTLPIARDLAIQGIRVCTVAPGLFDTPLMSALPEKVRANLMKMVPFPKRLGKPEEFAVMVQSIIENPMLNGVVIRLDGAIRMQP